The nucleotide sequence GCTGAGGCTGATGTTGAGCACTTGTTTAATATTTTGCCAGTTTTAATGGCTGATATTGAAAAAACGGGTTGGTTAGCCGCAGCGCAAGAAGAAAGCGACTTAATGGTTGAACGTAAATTTAGCCCAATTGATGAAAACCTACTGTATCGCAATGTTAAAATGGCTTGGCGTTTAAATCCGGTACAGCTTTATCGCCTGCAACAGCTAACAATATGGCGTTATAAGCAAGCTCAGCAGAAAGATCGCCCGATTGGCTTTATTGCTAAAGATCATACGCTACTAGCCTTAGCGCAAATTAACCCAAGTAATGTTCGCGATATGGCGAATATTGAAGGTGTTGAGTCACTTGATGTACGTCACAAAGGTAACGCGATGCTAGCGGTACTCAAACGGACTGAAGAAGAAAGTCCGGCTGAATTACCCGCTCAAATACTTCGTTTGGACGAGTATCCAGGATATAAGCAAAACTTTAAAAAAGTTAAAAGCTTTATTAATGAAATTAGTGAAAAAGAGAGCCTGATCACTGAAAACTTAGCGTCTAAAAAGCAAATAAATCAATTCTTATCTTGGCACTTTAAACTCAATGGAGCAGAGCATAACTTGCACTTAGTTGATATTATGCGTGGCTGGCGCAAGCCGCTATTAGGTGACAAGTTACTGGCCTTTGTTGAAAACGATTTTAAGTAAATTTATAGTCACAAATAGTTGGCATAACATAACAAGCACAGACGAGGTCTTGTTGTTATGTTAGTGTCATCATCTGCTATACCTACGGTGTTATTTCAGTTGGTATTAGCCATATAACAAAATCCCATAAACCATTTTATTCATAGGTCTGCATTATGCTGTGTAGTGTTTATAAAAGTTCTAAAAAATTACAAACCTATCTTTTCATCAATAAACGTGATGATTTTTCTCAGGTTCCTGAAGCGTTGATGAAAATGTTTGGTACGCCCATGATGGTGACCGTACTTAATCTTGCGACAAAAGATAAATTAGGTTTCGCCGATATTGACAAAGTAAAAGCCAGTCTAGCTGAACAAGGTTACTATTTGCAATTGACACCTAAAGAAGAAGATATGCTAAAAACGCATAAGGCTAATATGAATAATGCGGATGATAACCAAGGAGAAAAATCTTAATGCGCGCGATTAAGTCAGTTAAAAAATTGTCATTGTCACTCTCTCTTTGCTTAGCACTTTTTTCTCAATCATCATTTGCTGTTGATGATAAAGCTGAAGCAGCACTTAAGGTAAAAGCAAGTTTTGAGCAATATGTCATCACATTAAAACAAGAAGCCTTAGCTAAAGGTTTTGAGCAAGCGTTAATTGATGAATCTTTTGCTAACGTTGTGTTTCATCAACGAGCAGTGAAAGCCGATCGAAATCAACCTGAGAAAGTTGAAACATTAGATACTTATTTACCAAAACGTTTACCCGATTGGAAAATAAAACGTGCTCGGGCAATGTATAAAAAGCATCAGGTCTTGTTAGAGAAAGTTGCAAAAGAGTATGGTGTGCAAGCACGCTTTATTGTCGCGCTTTGGGGACTAGAGACTAACTTTGGTAAAATTATGGGTAACTATAATGTTATCTCTGCTTTGTCTACATTAGCTTACGAAGGGCGTCGAGAAGCTTTCTTTAAAAAGCAATTATGGGCAGCGCTGCAAATATTAAAAGAAGGCCATATCGATAGTGCCGATATGAAAGGCTCTTGGGCTGGTGCTATGGGACAAAATCAGTTTATGCCAACTTCTTTTGTGGGTTATGCCGTCGATGGCGATGGCGATGGCAAAAAAGACATTTGGGGTAATCAGGCTGATGTTTTTGCTTCGATGGCCAATTATTTGAAAAAAGAAGGTTGGAATAACGCATTAACATGGGGACGCCAAGTTAAATTACCGAGTGACTTTGATGTAACTTTAGCGATACCTAACAATACTGGTGGCCGAAAAAATTGGTTAAAAGCTTGGGCAAAAACTGAGAAAACGTTAGCGCAATGGCAAGCTTTAGGTGTTCGACGCACTGATGGTACAAATTTACCGCAAGTTGATATAAAAGCAGCGCTAGTTTTTCCTGATGGCGTTAAAGGTCGTGCTTATCTCGCCTACAATAACTATAAGAGCTTAATGCAGTGGAATTTATCATATTACTTTGTCAGCTCTGTTGGACATTTATCTGATCACATTAAATATCCAGCGATTAAATAGTCTGAATTGAATAGTTTGTATTGAATAGTCTGAATTGAATAGTCTGAATTGAATAGTAATAAGAAGCCCTATGAGTAAAAAAAGTAGTCGTTCGAGCGCAAAAGTTAAAAACAATGTTGTCGAACGCTTTTGGGAAACCAAATCGTTAAATGAAATGACCAGAACTGAGTGGGAATCACTGTGTGATGGTTGTGCAAAATGTTGTTTGAATAAATTCATTGATGATGAAGATACCACCGATGAAACCGAACTTATGCCGACAACACATATTGCGGAAGGCGAGCAAATGCTTTACTCCAATATTGCTTGTCATTTGCTTAATGATAAAAGTTGTCAGTGCTCTAAATACGAGCAGCGAACTGTGTTGGTGCCAGATTGTGTACAGTTAACGCAAGAGAACTTAGATGATGTATTTTTTATGCCGCCTAGCTGTACTTATCGACGTCTAAAAGAGGGCCGAGGCATGCCGTCATGGCATCCTTTATTGCACAACGGTAAAAAGTCAGCCATGCATCAAGCTGGCATGTCAGTACGTGGTAAAATCATTAAGGATAATGACGTAGAACTGGATGATTTTGAAGACTATATCGTGCTATGGCCTTTGAACGATATAGATTAAAACTGGTTAAGTTTCATAGTGAACAGTACTGCGAGTCAGTTATAAAAGATAAAAGCTGAATTTATAGGTTTTTATCTTGCTGATTTTTAAATGTATTATTTACAAAGTACACAATAGTTGATTAAAGTTAGGCAATGCTATTGAAAAAACAATAAAGCACCCTATATCTTTGCAATACAACGAGGAGTCTGGTTTTCATGTGGCATAAATTAGCAGTCATGTTAGTTTTATTAGTATTAGCTCAAACAGCTAAGGCTTTGCCGCTCTCTGAAATTTTTCATGATACCTCTTCAACGCCTGTTTCTAGTACTCAACTAGAACAGAATATAACGTCTTTTTTTGATAACGATGATCCAGACGATGTATTCAATTTACCCAGAATAAATACCCTTAGCCCTTTAGTCTTTGCTTCAGAAGTACAGACTCAACCAAACTATGTTTTATTGATTGAGTTTTTTAAAGTAAAACTAACATCTGGGCTATTTAAAAATTTGGCCAATCCACCTTTAGCGCCAAATTGGTTTGAACAACTCAGTCATAAAACTAATTCATCTCGACTTTCTGGTTGGAAAGACGGGAATTCTATGTATTCATCTCGTACCACCTATCACCACTAATTTTCTCTAAAAACTGCTGCGTTAAGACCCGTTTTAGCTTTAAGTCTTGTCTTTAAGTTCTGATATCTACTGTTTAATTTTTAGAATCAGATTAATACCAAAACGAGCACTTTACGCACTGTATTATAAAAATCAACGCTTTACCTTTTTCCAATATCGATATTATATCCAGCGGGATTGATCTATCGGTTACTTGCCGTATCTATAATGTGCCCATGAAGTGGTAGCCGTTATCGGTGAGTTTTTATTTAGAGATTTTATGATGAATTCACGAACGAAAGTGCATGTAAAACAGACTAAGTGGCAAAATATTGTCATTATTTTCATCTTGTTGTCTATGCTCGTTAGCGCATTACCAAACTTATATTCAGATAAGGTAAATATAAGTTTGAGCACTCACAGTACTCAGGGCAGTTCGCAAGAGGGTACTCAAGCAAGCGCTCAAAAAAGTAGCCCGAATAGCAGCCAAAACGAAAAATTATCACCACAAAACCTTAAGCGTCTTTTAACGCAACAAAATATATCTGTTGATGAAATTAATGCATCTGGCGAAAGCACCGTGGTGACGTTAACAAATAAAACCGACCAGTATGTCAGTGAACATTTGTTAAAAACAGCGCTAGGCGATGACTTTACGGTTGAAAGTTCAATAGAAAATAATACCCCAACATGGCTAACATCTATTGGCGCAAAACCGATAAAACTTGGCTTAGATTTAAGCGGTGGTGTGTTATTTGTACTTGATGTAGATACCGACCGCGCGTTATCTGATCGCCTTAAAAGTATCGCCTTAGAGGTGAGAACGTTAGCCGTTGAAAATCGTGTTCGGTTAACGAAAGTTTCTCAGCCAAATGACTATTCTATCATGGTTGATTTCTCTACTGCTAAGCCAGAGCAGCAGGCGCTACTCTTGTCTAAAATTAAACAAGATTATGCCGAGTTGACGCAAGATAAACTTGCTGACCATCAAATAACGTTAAGTTACGCTAAAGAAGAGCAAACTAAGTTTCGGCAAGAAACCATGCAACAAACCCTTAAAACCATGAGAGGGCGTATAGAAGAACTTGGTATTACCGAAGCGGTGACCCAAAAACAGGGAAAAAATAGAATTCGAATTGAATTACCTGGTGTTCATGATCCCGAAGAAGCGAAACGAATTATTGGTGCTACGGCGTCATTAGATTTTTATCAACTAGCCGAAAACTCGAAAGCTGCGGGCATCATACAAATGATGGATGATAATGGCCGCAAAATAAGAATGAATAGCCAAGTGGTATTTTCAGGTAGTCACATAAAAAATGCTCGCTCGGGCCAAGATGAAATGGGTATGCCGTTGGTCAACTTGACGCTAGATGGGGTTGGCGGTAGTAAAATGTCAGACTTTTCTAAGAAAAACATTGGTAAGCCAATGGTGACGGTATTTTCTGAGTTTTACCGTAACAGCAAAGACGAAATGGTGAAAAAAAGCAAAGTTATTAATGTCGCCACTATTCAACAACATTTAGGCTCACAATTCAGTATTACCCATATGTCGAGTCCACAAGCTGCACAAGAACTTGCCTTATTGCTACGAGCGGGTTCATTAACAGCACCTGTCACTATTGTAATGCAACGTAGCATTGAAGCGACATTAGGCGTTGATAATATTGACAACGGCATCAAGGCATTAACCATTGGTATTACTTTTACCTTACTCTTTATGGCTTTTTGGTATCGCACCTTAGGCTTAATTGCCAATGTCGCCTTAGCGCTGAACTTAGTCAGTTTACTGGGATTAATGTCGCTATTGCCGGGGGCGGTATTAACCCTACCGGGCATTGCTGGCCTAGTGCTAACTGTCGGTATGGCGGTAGATACTAATGTGCTTATTTTTGAACGTATAAAAGAAGAGTTAAAGCGTGGCCGTAAAGTGATATCAGCGATTGAATGTGGTTATAAAAATGCATTTTCGACTATTTTAGATGCCAATATTACCACGATGATCACCGGTATTATTTTATATGCTATCGGTTATGGTGCTGTTAAAGGTTTTGCCATCATCTTATGTTTAGGGATATTAACTAGCATGTTTACCGGCGTTTTCGTCTCGAAAGCCCTGACCAATTTATCGATCAGAGAAAATAAAACTCAACTACTTGGTGTTAAATTATGAACAATTTTAAAATAAACAAAACCGATAACCTGAGTAAATTTCGCCTTATCAGTCTTTATTTTGCTGGCGCATTTGTCTTACTTTCTCTGTTCGGACTATTTAGTAAAGGACTTAATCTGGGTTTAGACTTCACCGGTGGTTATTTAACTGAATTTGCGACTGAGCAATCGGTTACTCAGCAGGATATGACCGGCTTACTCTCTTCATACTTACCTGATGGCTTTAAGTTGTCTTCTACTGAAAATGGCACCTATTGGAGTGTGCAGCAAGCTGATAGCGGCATATCAGCCCAAAATACTTGGTTAACCGAGCTTTCTCAACATAGTGCTTTAGATATTACGCCAAAAGATGCCATTTATATCGGTAGTCAAGTGGGTGATGAACTCATTGATCAAGGTGGTTTAGCGTTATTGACTTCAATATTCATGATCTTGCTTTACTTATCCTTAAGATTTGAATGGCGCTTAGCCGCAGGCTCGGTCATTGCACTTTTTCACGACGTGATCCTCGTACTTGGTTTATTTGCATGGCTGGAAATCCCATTTGATTTAACCATCGTAGCAAGTTTGCTAGCCATTATAGGCTATTCATTAAATGACTCTATTATTATTGGCGACAAAGTACGAGAGATAATGAAACGAAAAAACTATGAAAGCGAGCGAAAAATCAGTGATAAAAAAGCGAATAAAACTAACGCTAAGCTAGCTGATAACCTAGCCGATAACACTGAAACTAACGATAATGAGAAGAGCATCGACGGTATTATCAATCTAGCGATTCGATCAACCATGGTGCGAACGCTAATTACCTCAGGCACTACACTGGCAACAATACTTGCTATATGGGTTTTTGCTGGAGAATCGTTGGTTGGATTTTCAATCGCGCTATTTTCAGGTATTTTAATTGGTACATTCTCATCCATTGCTATATCCGCAACCGTGCCACAGTTACTCGGCTTGTCTGCTGATTACTATCAAGAAAAAGAGGCTGAACTTTGCCCATTGCCTTGATACTTTATTAATAAGGCTTGGTTTGTAAGGTTTGACTTATAAGACTCGCTTTATTTAGACAAGAGCTTGATCACGCTTTCTTATTGAAGGCGTGATTGTTAACACTGTTTAATAAAAGCTGTCAGTGCATCCTGTCGAGAATTAACTGATGAAATTAAAGCGTATGTAGATTTTACGATGTGCTAAAGAATTTTTTATCTTCAAGCCAATAGTGGTAATAGATTCAATGATTTGTTATTAATGGAGAAAATTAATAAGGTTAAATTACTACATCATAAAAAGTAGATTTTTCCGCTTCAATTATTTATGAAATTATATATGAAAAAATTTGCAGGTTATTGGTATAGCTTTGTTGTTATTGCACTATTGGTTGCTTTCTTTACGGGCACATTAGAGCAATGCTTATACACCGGTGGCTGGAGTAAAGCGCCATTATGCGCAAAAATAGGTATTCCTATAGTATTTGTTACTTTCATTGGTTTTTGGATCTTGATGTTAGAAGACCTTTTTGAAAACGAAACAATTAAATATCGTATTTTAATCGCTCTAGGGATGTTTTTTCTGCACTGGATTGCTATTTTAGTTTACTTTTGGCTAGTAGTGTTTCGTCGAAAGGAAGATAGTTGACCAATGGGGCTCGGTTTCACGAATTAGCGCTTTAACGAATTAATTGCTTAATGAAGTATAGGTTAAATAATTGATATCAACTTTATGGCATAATGAATTTATATCTGCTGGCCTGAGCAACTAATTGATAGCTTTTAATTTCTGTTACTTTCAGTATCAGCTAAGGAGCGTTTGTTCATGTTTGAGCTCTAGCTCAAACTAAGTTCAAGTTGAAGGAGGTATGATATGTTGGATAAAGGAAGTACCGGACTTATCGTGGTTGATATTCAGGGTAAACTTGCCGGCCTAGTTCATGATAGTGCTACTTTAATCGCTAATTGCGAAAAGTTAATTAAAGGAGCACAAGCACTTAATTTACCGATTATTTGTCTTGAACAAAACCCAGGTAAACTTGGCAGTACAGTGACTGAAATTAGCGCATTGTTAAGTGATATCCCCTCAATCACTAAATTTACCTTTAATGGCTGTGAAGCTGCAGAATTTGTCGCGACGATTAAAGCTGAAAACGTCGATACATGGTTAATTTGTGGCATCGAAGCGCATATCTGTGCGTATCAAACGGCAATTGGCTTGTCAGAGCTTGGCTATAACGTACAGCTAGTCAATGATTGTGTGTCTTCTCGTACATTGGCTAATAAGCAACTTGCTATCAGTCGGCTGATGAGTAAAGCGATAGACATTACAGGATTAGAAATGTGTTTGTATGAGCTTGTAAAAGATTGCCAAGCACCTGAATTCAAAGCCATACTTGCTCTAGTTCGATAGTTGCTTAGCTCGCTAGTTCTTACGTTTATTACTAATACTCGACGATTCTCGACAATGCTCGTTTATGGGATGATCTAAAGGAAAATAATACGCGGTAATCGTTAATATTGTTGATTGCTGAGAGAAAACGCTTAAGGTACTTTGGTTACAAAAGCTTGGTTACAAAAGCTTGGTTACAAAAGCTTGGTTACAAAAGCTTGGTTAAAAAGGTACGGTTAAAAAGGCACGGTTAAAAAGGTACGGGTAAAAAACTATGGATAAAAATTATAAATACGTAAGAATAGGCAAATAGTATAGAGAAACCAGCTTTCAAAGCTCGTTATCTCTTAAATCTAACTAGTGGAATGTTAAGATGAAATTTTTAATTTTTTTAGGCACTGTTCGCGATAGTACTCCTCCTAAACCCGCTAGGCTTGGTCAGCGAGTAGCAAGTGCATGCATTGAATGTTTGGTGAGCCGCTATAGTGAGCACGATATTGAGTTGATTGATGCTTTGGATTACCCAGTAGAGCCTATTTTTAAACCGCACTTTTCTTATCCCAAAAGCAAAGCACCCATCGCGCTTGATGAACTAGCCAATAAAATTGCATCAGCAGATGGTTTTATCATGATCAGTCCAGAATATAATCATTCAATGAGTCCAGCACTCGCTAATTTGCTTAATCATTTTGGTAGCTCTTTGTTTGCTTACAAACCGAGTGCCATTGTTACCTATTCAGCTGGCCAATGGGGAGGAATGCGCGCTGCTGTTGGTATGCGAACTTTTCTTTCAGAGCTGGGTTGCCTTCCTGTCTCAGCGATGATTCATGTGCCGAAAGCTCAAGAAATATTTTCAGCAGATGGTTCAATACAAGCAGAGGGCGAGCAAGCGTCTTGGTTTGATTACTTTGCTCGTTCGTTCAATCAGTTAATTTGGTGGGCGCAAGCAGCGAATGATCATAAGGCTGTTATCGATCCGCATAAAGTCATTTCAGATTTTAAAGCAACTCCATCTGATCGTAATGCGCCGTAGTAAAGTCAGCAAAATGGCAAATAATAATGACTTATTTGAATAAATTATGGCGTTGGCAGCGAGGTCGACAGCAGTCGAGTTATGATAAAATGCTACTCTGTGGGGCTTTATGGCCAATAAAGTTTGATGTTTATTGGCTGAAGTTTCCAGAAGGCAGTGAAATCATTGCTCATACAGACAAAGTGGCGACAGGAAAGCACTATCGGTTGAATTTTGTTTTAAAAAACGCCATTAAAGGTGGCGAATTTATATGCGAAAATCCAATATTTACCACAAAGCGTATTAAATTTTTTCGCCCTGATATCTGCCAACATCAAGTCGCTAAAATAGTTAAAGGCAACCGGCATTTATTAAGTGTTGGTTGGGTTATTGGTTGAATGGACTCGTTATTCTATTATCGAAATCAATAACGCCACAGATGACTCGTTATCGGCTCTGAAACTACATATTGAAGTGGAACGGATATATAGATAAGTCAGTGCAGGTATTGTGCATAAATCCTCGCGAAATTATCCTCTTTTTCGCTAAGAATACTCAAGTTGCTGCTATGTTATTGATCTGACTGCTACCTGAAAAAGACCGTGTTTATGGTTTCTAATTATTTGATATTATGAGATGTTAGTAGCGATTGCCTAATATTGTTAGAGTGAGTATTACTTTATGTCGCTCAAATGCCTGGCACTAAAACATGGCAGTAAAGTACGACACTAAAACAAGGCGTCAGAAGACCGCGCTATCATATCAATACCACAAGGATTATTCAGACTATGCCATCCAATTTAAAATTGAATTACGTTGAGTTTCCAGCAACTAATATTCCTGCAACCAAGTTATTTTTTCAGCAAGCGTTTGATTGGTCATTTCAAGATTACGGCCCTGACTATACTTCTTTTAGTGATCAAGGTTTAGATGGTGGTTTTTACAAGTCTGATTTAATGGCTATTGCAGCCAATGGCTCTGCTTTATTAGTTTTACGCAGTGATGATTTAGAGCAGACACAAGCACTGGTTGAATCTGTTGGAGGAAAAATATCTACGGCTATATTTACTTTTCCAGGTGGCCGTCGTTTTCATTTTATTGATCCCAGTGGTAACGAATTTGCAGTTTGGTCTTTAACTGATTCATAACTTGTCGCAAAGATAACGGCTGAAAAAGATGAATAGCTAATTGTGTATCTATTTGACGAGAGTGAAGAGTATTTAAGCGACTGTAGAATACAGATTTATAATGTCAGTTCACTGTTTTTCTACCTGAGTAGAGTCACAATGTGCTGAACAGTATCAAACGATAATATCGAGTTAATACTGTCATAGTTCAGGCACTGAAAAAGGATAGTTTAGTGATATTAAGATACACAATTTTTCTGTTGGCAACGTTAAGTCTATCGATATCTGCTGGCGAATATTCAAGATATATTAATCAGATAGATAATGTTGTCACAATGGCTAATGTAGATATGAAATTTACAGGCGCGGCGTTGATAGCAGATAAAGACGAAATATATTATCAGCAGGCATTTGGTTATGCCAATGAAAATAAGCAGACAAAACTAACCGATAGACATCAGTTCAGCACCGGCTCAATTTCGAAAGAGTTTACTACCATTGCGCTTATGATGTTAGTCGAGCAAGATAAAATTCAGTACGCTGATAATATTGCTCAGTATCTGCCGACATTACCATCATGGGCATCTACAATAACCATCGAGCAACTCTTGTCCCACACCAGTGGTCTTCCGCCGATCAAGTGGCAGCATAATATTAATAGCCCAATGGTTATTGAACAGCTTATGCATGTAACATCGTTGAACTTCCCGCCGGGTGAAGGCTATCAGTATGGTAACCTCAATGTTATTTTGCGGGCGCTGATCATAGAAAAAATTACAGCTCAATCATTTCCTGCCTTTATGCAAGAACATTTGTTTGCACCCGCTGGCATGAAAAACACCCATAACCGTTTAAATGTTGAGGATAAAAACCCCTCTGTGCTTGTGGAAGAATACAATTCAGCAATATTAGGCGTGTCTTTTTACTCGACTCCTTTTGATTTGTACCAATGGCAAAAGGCGTTGTGGAGTTACAAATTTGTGAGTCGTCAAGCGATGAACAAAGCCTTGAGTGAGCATACTTTGCATCCAGTGCCACATCAGTACTACTTCGATTTTGGCAGCTTTAAAGCAAATGATAATAAAGAGCTGATATCGACCTCACACAACGGTAGCTTCTTTGATCACCATGCTATTAAAGTAGTGGACCTGAGAAAAAATATTACCGCTATTCTTATGTCAAATGACGGGCGTAAAGTGACACTATACGAGCTAAGTGATTATATTCTCAATGCGAATTTATACTCAGCAGGCCAAATACCTGCATCATGGTGGCTAACACATCAGATTAACCAATTTGGCATAGATAAAGCGCTAATAAATTATCAGATCTCAATAAAGCAAAACAATAAACTTATCAGCCAAGAAAGTACGCTCAACAAGTTAGGTTATAGCTACAGCGCTAGTCATTTAGAATACGGCGTTGCTTTAATGAAGTTAAATACCGAATTATATCCTAAGTCAGCAAATACTTATGATAGTTACGCTGAATTACTTATAAAGTCTGAACAATATCAAACAGCAAGACAGGTTATTGAACAAGGCTTAGTTATTGCTAAAAAAGAGCATAATAGTGCTCTTGTGATGTCACTATCTAATTTAATGAAAAATGTACCTAAGTTATAAATTCGCAGTCGTTATTCTGCTTGATATTGTATGAACATTGCCTATAGGGCTTTGAAGAACATTGTTACGGTAATTACAACGATAATTGTGGCAATAATTGCGGCGAGGATCACGACGAAAATTATGAGTACTGATCATAGTTCTTATGAACAAAATATTGGGTTATTAGCGTAAAGTCAGTATCTGTGAGCAATAAATAGTCAAGCCCAGTTACTGTAGAACCGAGCCCGACCTACAGTGTTATCAAAGCCGAACAGTGCCTTCTATCAATTTTTCTCTCAACTTTCTATTAACTTTTCTCTAAGTATTGTTGAATTTTCGGACTCTAACGAAT is from Colwellia sp. Arc7-635 and encodes:
- the rnd gene encoding ribonuclease D encodes the protein MQATLERIYVENSQQLNLVCQRYSQASMLAIDTEFVRTRTLYPKLGLIQINDGNTLALIDPVALPDLSPFWQLLENPSIQKVLHACSEDLEVFLTAGNCRPVNLIDSQIIMAFLGHGLSLGYAAMIAHYTDIELDKSESRTDWMKRPLTEKQLNYAEADVEHLFNILPVLMADIEKTGWLAAAQEESDLMVERKFSPIDENLLYRNVKMAWRLNPVQLYRLQQLTIWRYKQAQQKDRPIGFIAKDHTLLALAQINPSNVRDMANIEGVESLDVRHKGNAMLAVLKRTEEESPAELPAQILRLDEYPGYKQNFKKVKSFINEISEKESLITENLASKKQINQFLSWHFKLNGAEHNLHLVDIMRGWRKPLLGDKLLAFVENDFK
- a CDS encoding YcgL domain-containing protein, producing the protein MLCSVYKSSKKLQTYLFINKRDDFSQVPEALMKMFGTPMMVTVLNLATKDKLGFADIDKVKASLAEQGYYLQLTPKEEDMLKTHKANMNNADDNQGEKS
- a CDS encoding lytic murein transglycosylase; the protein is MRAIKSVKKLSLSLSLCLALFSQSSFAVDDKAEAALKVKASFEQYVITLKQEALAKGFEQALIDESFANVVFHQRAVKADRNQPEKVETLDTYLPKRLPDWKIKRARAMYKKHQVLLEKVAKEYGVQARFIVALWGLETNFGKIMGNYNVISALSTLAYEGRREAFFKKQLWAALQILKEGHIDSADMKGSWAGAMGQNQFMPTSFVGYAVDGDGDGKKDIWGNQADVFASMANYLKKEGWNNALTWGRQVKLPSDFDVTLAIPNNTGGRKNWLKAWAKTEKTLAQWQALGVRRTDGTNLPQVDIKAALVFPDGVKGRAYLAYNNYKSLMQWNLSYYFVSSVGHLSDHIKYPAIK
- a CDS encoding YcgN family cysteine cluster protein encodes the protein MSKKSSRSSAKVKNNVVERFWETKSLNEMTRTEWESLCDGCAKCCLNKFIDDEDTTDETELMPTTHIAEGEQMLYSNIACHLLNDKSCQCSKYEQRTVLVPDCVQLTQENLDDVFFMPPSCTYRRLKEGRGMPSWHPLLHNGKKSAMHQAGMSVRGKIIKDNDVELDDFEDYIVLWPLNDID
- the secD gene encoding protein translocase subunit SecD — translated: MMNSRTKVHVKQTKWQNIVIIFILLSMLVSALPNLYSDKVNISLSTHSTQGSSQEGTQASAQKSSPNSSQNEKLSPQNLKRLLTQQNISVDEINASGESTVVTLTNKTDQYVSEHLLKTALGDDFTVESSIENNTPTWLTSIGAKPIKLGLDLSGGVLFVLDVDTDRALSDRLKSIALEVRTLAVENRVRLTKVSQPNDYSIMVDFSTAKPEQQALLLSKIKQDYAELTQDKLADHQITLSYAKEEQTKFRQETMQQTLKTMRGRIEELGITEAVTQKQGKNRIRIELPGVHDPEEAKRIIGATASLDFYQLAENSKAAGIIQMMDDNGRKIRMNSQVVFSGSHIKNARSGQDEMGMPLVNLTLDGVGGSKMSDFSKKNIGKPMVTVFSEFYRNSKDEMVKKSKVINVATIQQHLGSQFSITHMSSPQAAQELALLLRAGSLTAPVTIVMQRSIEATLGVDNIDNGIKALTIGITFTLLFMAFWYRTLGLIANVALALNLVSLLGLMSLLPGAVLTLPGIAGLVLTVGMAVDTNVLIFERIKEELKRGRKVISAIECGYKNAFSTILDANITTMITGIILYAIGYGAVKGFAIILCLGILTSMFTGVFVSKALTNLSIRENKTQLLGVKL
- the secF gene encoding protein translocase subunit SecF; translated protein: MNNFKINKTDNLSKFRLISLYFAGAFVLLSLFGLFSKGLNLGLDFTGGYLTEFATEQSVTQQDMTGLLSSYLPDGFKLSSTENGTYWSVQQADSGISAQNTWLTELSQHSALDITPKDAIYIGSQVGDELIDQGGLALLTSIFMILLYLSLRFEWRLAAGSVIALFHDVILVLGLFAWLEIPFDLTIVASLLAIIGYSLNDSIIIGDKVREIMKRKNYESERKISDKKANKTNAKLADNLADNTETNDNEKSIDGIINLAIRSTMVRTLITSGTTLATILAIWVFAGESLVGFSIALFSGILIGTFSSIAISATVPQLLGLSADYYQEKEAELCPLP
- a CDS encoding isochorismatase family protein, with protein sequence MLDKGSTGLIVVDIQGKLAGLVHDSATLIANCEKLIKGAQALNLPIICLEQNPGKLGSTVTEISALLSDIPSITKFTFNGCEAAEFVATIKAENVDTWLICGIEAHICAYQTAIGLSELGYNVQLVNDCVSSRTLANKQLAISRLMSKAIDITGLEMCLYELVKDCQAPEFKAILALVR
- a CDS encoding NAD(P)H-dependent oxidoreductase, which produces MKFLIFLGTVRDSTPPKPARLGQRVASACIECLVSRYSEHDIELIDALDYPVEPIFKPHFSYPKSKAPIALDELANKIASADGFIMISPEYNHSMSPALANLLNHFGSSLFAYKPSAIVTYSAGQWGGMRAAVGMRTFLSELGCLPVSAMIHVPKAQEIFSADGSIQAEGEQASWFDYFARSFNQLIWWAQAANDHKAVIDPHKVISDFKATPSDRNAP
- a CDS encoding 2OG-Fe(II) oxygenase, with the protein product MTYLNKLWRWQRGRQQSSYDKMLLCGALWPIKFDVYWLKFPEGSEIIAHTDKVATGKHYRLNFVLKNAIKGGEFICENPIFTTKRIKFFRPDICQHQVAKIVKGNRHLLSVGWVIG
- a CDS encoding VOC family protein is translated as MPSNLKLNYVEFPATNIPATKLFFQQAFDWSFQDYGPDYTSFSDQGLDGGFYKSDLMAIAANGSALLVLRSDDLEQTQALVESVGGKISTAIFTFPGGRRFHFIDPSGNEFAVWSLTDS
- a CDS encoding serine hydrolase domain-containing protein, whose product is MKFTGAALIADKDEIYYQQAFGYANENKQTKLTDRHQFSTGSISKEFTTIALMMLVEQDKIQYADNIAQYLPTLPSWASTITIEQLLSHTSGLPPIKWQHNINSPMVIEQLMHVTSLNFPPGEGYQYGNLNVILRALIIEKITAQSFPAFMQEHLFAPAGMKNTHNRLNVEDKNPSVLVEEYNSAILGVSFYSTPFDLYQWQKALWSYKFVSRQAMNKALSEHTLHPVPHQYYFDFGSFKANDNKELISTSHNGSFFDHHAIKVVDLRKNITAILMSNDGRKVTLYELSDYILNANLYSAGQIPASWWLTHQINQFGIDKALINYQISIKQNNKLISQESTLNKLGYSYSASHLEYGVALMKLNTELYPKSANTYDSYAELLIKSEQYQTARQVIEQGLVIAKKEHNSALVMSLSNLMKNVPKL